GGATATACTATGAATATGAAATCTAACAAACGAAAAATGATTTTAGAATATCCAGGGGTTTTTGAACCGGCGATTGGGGGTGGATATAATGTTTCTTTCCCAATGTTTCCTGGATGCGTTACTTTTGGAAAAACTTTTGAAGAGGCCCAGGAGAAAGCAGAGGAAGTTTTAGAATTATGGCTTGAGGAATTGGC
This genomic window from Patescibacteria group bacterium contains:
- a CDS encoding type II toxin-antitoxin system HicB family antitoxin yields the protein MILEYPGVFEPAIGGGYNVSFPMFPGCVTFGKTFEEAQEKAEEVLELWLEELASEKERIPFSKQRPIIADIQISMPAKTKIYETHNG